TGTCCCGCTTCTGCTGCGGGGTGACCCGCCCGAACACCGTTCCCTTGTCCAGCGACTTCGCCATCTCCTCCGTCTCGTCGGGGAGGTGGCGCGCGTCCACGACCGAGCCGGTGAGCCCGAGCTTTTCGGCCACCGCGCCCACCGACACCGCGTTGTCGCCGGAGATGACCTTGGCCCTGACGTCCTGGTCCGCGAAGTAGCGCAGGGTGTCCGCCGCGTCCGGGCGCAGCCGCTGCTCCAGGACGACCAGCGCGCTGGGCCGGGCGCCCTCCTTCACCTTGGGGTCGTCGAGGTCCTTGGCGGCCCGGGCGAGCAGCAGCACCCGCAGCCCCGCCTCGTTCAGCCGCTCGGTCTGGGCGAGCGCCGGGGCCCCGGCGGGCAGCAGGACGTCGGGGGCGCCGAGCAGCCACGTACTCGACTCGCCGTTGCCCTCGCTGAAGGACGCCCCGCTGTACTTGCGGGCGGAGGAAAACGGCAGCGATTCGGTGCAGCGCCACTCCTCGCTGTCCGGGTAGGCGGCGATGACCGCCTGGAGGGAGGCGTTCGGCCGCGGGTCCGACTCACCGAGCGCGCCGAGGACCTTGCGTACGTACGACTCGTCGGCGCCCTGGAGCGGCCGCAGCTCGGTGACGTCCATGCCGCCCTCGGTGAGCGTGCCGGTCTTGTCGAGGCAGACGGTGTCGACGCGGGCGAGCCCCTCGATGGCGGGAAGTTCCTGCACGAGGCACTGTTTCCGGCCAAGTCGGATGACGCCGATCGCGAAGGCCACCGACGTCAGCAGCACCAGCCCCTCCGGGACCATCGGCACGATCCCGCCGACGGTCCGCGCGATCGAGTCCTTGAAGCCGTGCTCCTTGACCACCAGCTGGCTGACGATCAGGCCGATCGCCGTCGGGACCATCATCCAGGTCACGTACTTGAGGATCGTGGAGATACCGGACCGCAGCTCGGAGTGGACCAGCGTGAACCGTGACGCCTCCTCGGCGAGCTGCGCCGCGTACGCCTCCCGCCCCACCTTCGTCGCCGTGAAGGCGCCTCCGCCCGCGACCACGAAGCTGCCCGACATCACCGTTTCGCCCGCCTGCTTGACCACCGGGTCGGCCTCACCGGTGAGCAGCGACTCGTCGATCTCCAGGCTGTCGGCCTCGACGCAGGTGCCGTCGACGACGATCTTGTCCCCTGGCCCGATCTCGATCAGGTCCCCGAGCACGATCTCCGACGTACTGACGGCGGCGGCGACTCCGTCCCTGCGTACGGTCGGTTTCGCCTCGCCGATCACCGCGAGCGAGTCCAGGGTCTGTTTCGCCCGCCACTCCTGGATGATGCCGATCCCGGTGTTGGCGATGATCACGTACCCGAAGAGACTGTCCTGGAACGGCGCCACGATCAGCATGATCAGCCAGAGCACGCCGATGATCGCGTTGAACCGGGTGAAGACGTTGGCGCGGATGATCTCGCCCAGGGAGCGGCTGCTGCGCACGGGGACGTCGTTCACCTCGCCGCGCGCGACCCGTTCTGCCACCTCGGCGGCGGACAACCCCTGTGCCCGCCGGGAGGGGGGTATGGGCACGGGGTGAACGGGATCGAGTTCGGCGCCCGCGTCGATGTGCGTCATGCATTCGACGGTACGTGCGGATATACGGCTTCACCCGTTGAGTGCCCGAAAGATCCGACCAGGGGAGGACGGGGGCGGCGGGGAGTGATGCCGTGGTTGTAGGTGCTCCTAGGGGAGGCGGTTACTCCGCGGCAGCGGCCGACTGTTCGGTGCCGGAGCCGGAGTGGGTGCCGGTGTCGGCGGCGGCTCGCTTGAGGGCGGCGGCTCGCTTGCGGACGTACCAGATGCCGATCAGGCCGAGGCCCGCGCCGGCCAGGCACGTCCACACCCACCAGAGGTGCCCGTGGTCGTCGAACCAGCCATAGAACGGCAGTTGCACCAGGAAGAGGACGAACCAGAGGATCGTGCCGCCCGTGATGGTGGCGACGACGGGGCCCTCCAGGGGCTCCGGCGCCTCGTGCTTGGGGGTCCACTTCGCCATGTGCACAGCTTACGAGGCCCTGGACCGGGTCTGATCCGGCCCCACCCGTGGCCTTGTATGCCAACGGTCTACGCGCGGTATGCCAACGGTCTACGCGCGAAGATGGCCAATTGGACTTCATATGTTCATACTGAAGCGGTCTGTGCTTGGCTCCTTCTGTTCGTACGAAACACCAACAGAAACCTTCGCGAAACCTGTTTGGTGATGGCCGGAACGCCAGACTCGATCATGTTCCCAGCCCGGCGCCGTTCCCGCCCGGCGCCCTGACTGGCCACCCAGGCCCCGCACGTGAGGTCATGCATGTCCACCTCGGCCCCCACCAAGGCCCCCACCCCGGAGCAGCCGGAGCCCCGCCCCGCGCAGGGCGCTCTCGACCGCTTCTTCAAGATCTCCGAGCGCGGCAGCACGCTGCCCCGCGAGATCCGTGGCGGTCTGGCCACCTTCTTCGCGATGGCCTACATCATCGTGCTGAACCCGATCATTCTGGGCAGCGCGAAGGACATGTACGGGCACCAGCTGGACAACGGCCAGCTGGTCACCGCGACCGCCCTGACCGCCGCGTTCACGACGCTCCTCATGGGTGTCATCGGCAACGTGCCGATCGCGCTGGCGGCGGGGCTGGGTGTGAACACGGTTGTCGCGCTCCAGCTCGCGCCGCGGATGTCCTGGCCGGACGCGATGGGCATGGTCGTCCTCGCGGGCTTCCTCGTGATGATCCTGGTCGCCACCGGTCTGCGTGAGCGCGTCATGAACGCCGTGCCGCTGGGGCTGCGCAAGGGCATCTCGATCGGTATCGGCCTGTTCATCATGCTGATCGGCCTGGTCGACTCCGGCTTCGTCACGCGTATCCCGGACGTCGCGCAGACCACGGTCCCGCTCCAGCTCGGCGGCGACGGCCACCTCAACGGCTGGCCCGTGCTGGTCTTCGTCCTCGGCACGCTGCTCACCCTCGCGCTGATCGTGCGCAAGGTGCCGGGCGCGATCCTGATCTCGATCGTCTCGATGACGGTGGTGGCGGTCGTCATCAACGCGGTCGCGACGGTCCCCTCCTGGGGTCTGACGACCCCCACGTGGCCCGGCAACCCGGTCGCCACCCCCGACTTCGGTCTCGTCGGCCAGGTCAGCCTCTTCGGCGGCTTCGACAAGGTCGGCGTGCTGACCGGCATCCTCTTCGTCTTCACGGTCCTGCTGTCGACGTTCTTCGACGCGATGGGCACGATCATGGGCGTAGGCGACGAGGCCAAGCTGACCGACGCGCAGGGCCAGATGCCCGGCATCAACAAGGTCCTCTTCGTCGACGGCATCGCGGTCGCCGCGGGCGGCGCCACCTCCTCCTCGGCCACCACCTGCTTCGTGGAGTCCACGGCGGGCGTCGGCGAGGGTGCCCGTACCGGCTTCGCGAACGTCGTCACCGGCGCGCTCTTCGCCGTGGCGTTGTTCCTCACCCCGGTCGCCACGATGGTCCCGTCCCAGGCCGCCACCCCCGCGCTCATCGCGGTCGGCTTCCTGATCATGTCCCACTCGGTCAAGGAGATCGACTGGGCGGACTACACGATCGCCATCCCGGCCTTCGTGACGATGATGATGATGCCGTTCACCTACTCGATCACGAACGGCATCGGCATGGGCTTCATCACCTTCGTGGTGCTGCGCCTGGCCGCGGGCCGCGCCCGCGAGATCCCGGCCGCGATGTACGTGGTGGCGGCGGTGTTCGGCTTCTACTACCTGATGCCGGCCCTCGGTCTCACCTGACCGTCTCGCCCGACCGGTGGGACTTACGGGCTTACGTGTCGACGCGTGCTGATGCGCGTCACGTGACCCCGTAGAACTTCTCTGTCTCCTCGACCGCGGCCTGGAACCGCTCGTCGAAATCATCGCGGATGAGCGTCCGGACGACATAGTCCTGGACGCTCATTCCGCGTTTGGCGGCATGGTGCCGGAGCCGGTTGAGCAGCTCTCCGTCCATCCGCAGGCTGAGCACGCTGGTCCCCATGGAGTCGAGGGTCGCCGGAGTGCGGCGGGCGATGGGTCACTTTCCGGAACGGGCTCACTCATATGAGTGATGTTGGGGTTCAGTGGCGCGGGACATGGGCAATGCGGTGGTCTTTAGGGAGAGTAATGAGTTACTCTAAAGACATGCCTGACCTCACCCATGGCGACGACGAGGCCGCCGTGAACGCCTTGCGCTCCGCAGTGATGCGGTTGTCGCGTCGACTCAAGCACCAGCGGGTCGACGAGTCACTGAGCCCGACCGAGATGTCGGTGCTCGGCACCCTTGCCCGTTGCGGCACCGCCACGCCGGGCGAGCTCGCCCGCAAGGAGCATGTGCAGCCGCCGTCGATGACGCGGATCGTCGCGCTGCTCGAGGCCAAGGAGCTTGTCAGGCTGGAGCCGCACCCCGACGACCGGCGCCAGAAGGTCGTCACCCAGACCGACAAGGCCGAGGCGATGCTCGAGGAGAGCCGGCGCAAGCGCAACGCGTTCCTGACCGGGCTCGTCGAGGGTCTCGACGAGGACGAGTGGGCGAAGCTCCGCGAGGCCGCCCCCGTCCTGGAGAAGCTGGCGCACCTGTGACGACCCGTGTGCCCTTGCCGCCGCCTGGGTGCGACCCCCGGCGATGGCAAGGGCACACGGCCACGCCCCCCGGGGACGGGCACTGTCACAGGCACCGAACGAACACCGCGACCGATGACCTCGTCGCAAGGAGGTGAACCCCTTTGAGTACGGGACCCGGAACACCTTCCGCCCCCGCACCAGCCACCCACGACTCCCCGTCCACCCCCGAGCCGTCCGCGCCCTCCGAGGCCGCCGCGGCACCCTCCGCTGCCCGCAAGTCCTCGATGTTCAGCTCGCTGAAGGTCAGGAATTACCGCCTGTTCTTCATGGGCCAGGTCGTCTCCAACACCGGCACCTGGATGCAGCGCATCGCCCAGGACTGGCTGGTGCTGAGCCTGACCGGCTCGTCCGCCGCGGTCGGTATCACCACCGCGCTGCAGTTTCTGCCGATGCTGCTCTTCGGGCTGTACGGCGGTGTCCTCGTCGACCGGCTCCCCAAGCGCCCCGCGCTGCTCGTGACGCAGACGGCGATGGCCGTCACCGGCCTCGCGCTCGCCTTCCTCACCCTCTCCGGCCACGTCCACGTCTGGCATGTGTACGTCGCCGCCTTCGCCGTCGGTCTCGCCACGGTCGTGGACAACCCGGCCCGCCAGTCCTTCGTCTCCGAGATGGTCGGCCCGGACCAGCTGCAGAACGCGGTCAGCCTGAACTCGGCGAACTTCCAGTCGGCCCGCCTGGTCGGCCCCGCGGTGGCGGGCCTGCTGATCACGAGCGTCGGCACGGGCTGGGCCTTCCTCTTCAACGGCCTGTCCTTCGTGGCCCCCATCGCGGGCCTGCTGCTGATGCGCGCCCGCGAACTGCACGTGGTCAAGCGGGCGCCCCGCGGCAAGGGCCAGCTGCGCGAGGGACTCGCGTACGTCGCAGGGCGCCCCGCGCTGATCTGGCCGATCGTCCTGGTCGGCTTCATCGGCACCTTCGGCTTCAACTTCCCGGTCTGGCTGTCGGCGTACGCGGACGACGTCTTCCACGCGGGCGCCGGAGCGTACAGCCTCTTCAACACGCTGATGGCGGTCGGCTCGCTGGCCGGCGCGCTGCTCGCCGCCCGCCGCGGCAAGGCCCGTACGCGCATCCTGATCGCGGCGGCGATGGCCTTCGGCGTCCTGGAGGTAGCCGCGGCCGTGGCCCCGTCGCTCTGGCTCTTCTCGCTTCTGATGATCCCGATCGGCATCTTCGGCCTGACGGTGAACGTCACCGCGAACACCGCGGTCCAGATGGCCACCGACCCCGCGATGCGCGGCCGCGTGATGGCCCTGTTCATGATGGTCTTCATGGGCGGTTCGCCGCTGGGCGCGCCCCTCGTCGGCTGGGTCACCGACGCCTACGGCCCGCGCGCCGGCTTCGCCTTCGGCGGCCTGGTGTCGCTGGCGGCCGCGACGACGATCGGCCTGATCCTGACCCGCGTCGGCGGCCTCCGCCTCGCTCTCGGCTGGCACCACGGCCACCCTCACGTCCGCTTCATCCCGAGAGAGCGGAGCGAACAGAACGAGGAGCAGCTGGCGACGGTGGCGTGACGGACCGACCGGCACCTGGGGCCGGCTGAGCGAGGAAGCTCGCCCAGTGATCCATTCCCTGGAAGGGTGACGCCATGAGACTCTTTGCGGCGGTACTGCCCCCAGAAGGCGTGATCCGCGAACTCGCCTCGGAGATCAATGAGTTGGAGCGGCTGCCGGGGTCCGAGCGGCTGCGCTGGACGGGCCGCCCCGGCTGGCACTTCACGCTCGCCTTCTACGGCGAGGTGGACGACGAGATCGTCCCTGAGCTGCAGGAACGGCTGGCGCGCGCCGCTCATCGTACGGAGCCCTTCCCGCTCTCCCTGCACGGCGGCGGCCACTTCGGCGGGCGCGCGCTGTGGGTGGGCGCCGTGGGGGGCACCGAGACCATGCGGCTGCTCGCCGACCGGGCGGAGGCGGCGGCGCGCAAGGCCGGCGTCGACATGGGCGAGCACCGCCGCTACCGCGCGCACCTGACGGTGGCCCGCAGCCGCGGCGACGCGGACTTCAGGCCGCACGTCACCACCCTGCACGCCTTCGCCGGGCAGGAGTGGACGGTACGTGAGCTGTGTCTCGTCCGCAGCAACCTGCCGACGTCGGGGGTACGGGGGGAACGGCCCCGTTACGAGACCATCGCGAGCTGGCCGCTGGGGGCGGCCGCCGGGCCCGAGGAAGCCGCCGGTTAACCTCGACTCCGTGGACCCGAAGACCCGAAACCGGATCATGGCCTGTGTGCTTGTGCTGATGTTCGTCGTGGTGGCGCTGGCGTCGGCGTTCCAGTAGACCGCCGACGCCACACCACACCTACCGCCGCGTGCCCTGTCGGGCTACCAGGCGAACTCTTCCGGGGCCGG
This genomic interval from Streptomyces dengpaensis contains the following:
- a CDS encoding HAD-IC family P-type ATPase, with the protein product MTHIDAGAELDPVHPVPIPPSRRAQGLSAAEVAERVARGEVNDVPVRSSRSLGEIIRANVFTRFNAIIGVLWLIMLIVAPFQDSLFGYVIIANTGIGIIQEWRAKQTLDSLAVIGEAKPTVRRDGVAAAVSTSEIVLGDLIEIGPGDKIVVDGTCVEADSLEIDESLLTGEADPVVKQAGETVMSGSFVVAGGGAFTATKVGREAYAAQLAEEASRFTLVHSELRSGISTILKYVTWMMVPTAIGLIVSQLVVKEHGFKDSIARTVGGIVPMVPEGLVLLTSVAFAIGVIRLGRKQCLVQELPAIEGLARVDTVCLDKTGTLTEGGMDVTELRPLQGADESYVRKVLGALGESDPRPNASLQAVIAAYPDSEEWRCTESLPFSSARKYSGASFSEGNGESSTWLLGAPDVLLPAGAPALAQTERLNEAGLRVLLLARAAKDLDDPKVKEGARPSALVVLEQRLRPDAADTLRYFADQDVRAKVISGDNAVSVGAVAEKLGLTGSVVDARHLPDETEEMAKSLDKGTVFGRVTPQQKRDMVGALQSRGHTVAMTGDGVNDVLALKDADIGVSMGSGSEATRAVAQIVLLNNSFTTLPSVVAEGRRVIGNITRVATLFLVKTVYSVLLAILVVCWQVEYPFLPRHLTLLSTLTIGVPAFFLALAPNKERARPHFVRRVMRYSIPGGVVAATATFATYLIARHYYTGEGALDAETSVATLTLFLIAMWVLAIIARPYTWWRVGLVAAMGAGFLLVLVVPGLQSFFALKLVGTAMPWIAVGIAAVAAAALEFLWRWVDRRFPA
- a CDS encoding DUF2530 domain-containing protein, which produces MAKWTPKHEAPEPLEGPVVATITGGTILWFVLFLVQLPFYGWFDDHGHLWWVWTCLAGAGLGLIGIWYVRKRAAALKRAAADTGTHSGSGTEQSAAAAE
- a CDS encoding NCS2 family permease; translated protein: MSTSAPTKAPTPEQPEPRPAQGALDRFFKISERGSTLPREIRGGLATFFAMAYIIVLNPIILGSAKDMYGHQLDNGQLVTATALTAAFTTLLMGVIGNVPIALAAGLGVNTVVALQLAPRMSWPDAMGMVVLAGFLVMILVATGLRERVMNAVPLGLRKGISIGIGLFIMLIGLVDSGFVTRIPDVAQTTVPLQLGGDGHLNGWPVLVFVLGTLLTLALIVRKVPGAILISIVSMTVVAVVINAVATVPSWGLTTPTWPGNPVATPDFGLVGQVSLFGGFDKVGVLTGILFVFTVLLSTFFDAMGTIMGVGDEAKLTDAQGQMPGINKVLFVDGIAVAAGGATSSSATTCFVESTAGVGEGARTGFANVVTGALFAVALFLTPVATMVPSQAATPALIAVGFLIMSHSVKEIDWADYTIAIPAFVTMMMMPFTYSITNGIGMGFITFVVLRLAAGRAREIPAAMYVVAAVFGFYYLMPALGLT
- a CDS encoding ribbon-helix-helix protein, CopG family; this translates as MGTSVLSLRMDGELLNRLRHHAAKRGMSVQDYVVRTLIRDDFDERFQAAVEETEKFYGVT
- a CDS encoding MarR family winged helix-turn-helix transcriptional regulator, producing MPDLTHGDDEAAVNALRSAVMRLSRRLKHQRVDESLSPTEMSVLGTLARCGTATPGELARKEHVQPPSMTRIVALLEAKELVRLEPHPDDRRQKVVTQTDKAEAMLEESRRKRNAFLTGLVEGLDEDEWAKLREAAPVLEKLAHL
- a CDS encoding MFS transporter; the protein is MSTGPGTPSAPAPATHDSPSTPEPSAPSEAAAAPSAARKSSMFSSLKVRNYRLFFMGQVVSNTGTWMQRIAQDWLVLSLTGSSAAVGITTALQFLPMLLFGLYGGVLVDRLPKRPALLVTQTAMAVTGLALAFLTLSGHVHVWHVYVAAFAVGLATVVDNPARQSFVSEMVGPDQLQNAVSLNSANFQSARLVGPAVAGLLITSVGTGWAFLFNGLSFVAPIAGLLLMRARELHVVKRAPRGKGQLREGLAYVAGRPALIWPIVLVGFIGTFGFNFPVWLSAYADDVFHAGAGAYSLFNTLMAVGSLAGALLAARRGKARTRILIAAAMAFGVLEVAAAVAPSLWLFSLLMIPIGIFGLTVNVTANTAVQMATDPAMRGRVMALFMMVFMGGSPLGAPLVGWVTDAYGPRAGFAFGGLVSLAAATTIGLILTRVGGLRLALGWHHGHPHVRFIPRERSEQNEEQLATVA
- the thpR gene encoding RNA 2',3'-cyclic phosphodiesterase gives rise to the protein MRLFAAVLPPEGVIRELASEINELERLPGSERLRWTGRPGWHFTLAFYGEVDDEIVPELQERLARAAHRTEPFPLSLHGGGHFGGRALWVGAVGGTETMRLLADRAEAAARKAGVDMGEHRRYRAHLTVARSRGDADFRPHVTTLHAFAGQEWTVRELCLVRSNLPTSGVRGERPRYETIASWPLGAAAGPEEAAG